A genomic segment from Lignipirellula cremea encodes:
- a CDS encoding PQQ-binding-like beta-propeller repeat protein: MLRLITNGASPGAWTAGFLLLLSACASHAADEPAPVAEAAPVAEAAPVAVTQPPSPAAVAAIMGNDRLPDIGTRKQGIDWPSFLGPSRDSKSPEKGIQWPPKLLWSRDLGVSYDIGSIAAGRYYQYDRFDDICRLDCLNAETGEELWKFEHPVSYDDLYGYNGGPRCSPVIDGNRVYIFGVAGMLHCLQASDGKLLWKHDTNKEFGVVQNFFGVGSTPMIEGDLLLVMIGGSDALSQAAPPGQLDRVEGNGSGIVAFDKRTGEIKYKITDELASYSCIQTAAIAGRRWGFAFCRGGLVGFEPQTGKVDFEFPWRARIMESVNAATPVVVGNQVLISETYGPGAALLSVAPGEFKEVWADDPREREKKLQTHWNTPIEVDGYVYGSSGRHTENAELRCLDWKTGEVKWTQPATTRTSLLYVDGHFINQGEYGNLQLLKVNPEKYELVNELILREEKVQPGFAEAMPLLRYPCWSAPVLSHGLLYVRGKDKLLCLELIPEK, encoded by the coding sequence ATGTTGCGACTGATAACAAACGGAGCGTCCCCCGGCGCCTGGACTGCCGGCTTTCTACTGCTGCTGAGCGCCTGTGCTTCCCACGCAGCCGACGAACCCGCTCCCGTCGCCGAAGCCGCTCCCGTCGCCGAAGCCGCTCCCGTTGCCGTTACGCAGCCCCCATCGCCGGCCGCCGTCGCGGCAATCATGGGAAACGACCGGCTGCCGGATATCGGCACGCGAAAGCAGGGCATCGATTGGCCCAGTTTTCTTGGCCCGAGCCGCGACAGCAAGTCGCCCGAGAAAGGGATCCAATGGCCGCCGAAGCTGCTCTGGTCGCGGGACCTGGGCGTCAGCTACGACATCGGTTCGATCGCCGCCGGGCGGTACTACCAGTACGACCGGTTCGACGACATCTGCCGGCTGGACTGTTTGAATGCCGAGACGGGCGAAGAGCTATGGAAGTTTGAACATCCCGTCAGCTACGACGATCTGTACGGCTACAACGGCGGCCCGCGCTGTTCGCCTGTGATCGATGGGAACCGCGTTTACATTTTTGGCGTGGCCGGCATGCTGCATTGCCTGCAGGCCAGCGATGGCAAACTGCTGTGGAAGCACGACACCAATAAAGAGTTCGGCGTGGTGCAGAACTTTTTTGGCGTTGGCAGCACGCCGATGATCGAAGGCGACCTGCTGCTGGTGATGATCGGCGGCAGCGACGCCCTGAGCCAGGCGGCGCCGCCCGGCCAACTGGACCGAGTCGAAGGGAACGGCTCCGGCATCGTCGCTTTCGACAAGCGTACCGGCGAGATCAAATACAAGATTACCGACGAGCTGGCCAGCTACTCCTGCATTCAAACGGCCGCCATCGCCGGCCGGCGCTGGGGCTTTGCGTTCTGCCGCGGCGGCCTGGTCGGCTTTGAGCCGCAAACGGGCAAGGTCGATTTTGAGTTTCCCTGGCGGGCCCGCATCATGGAAAGCGTCAACGCGGCGACACCCGTTGTCGTCGGTAACCAGGTGCTCATCTCGGAAACGTACGGGCCAGGCGCCGCCTTGCTGTCGGTCGCCCCGGGCGAGTTCAAGGAAGTCTGGGCCGACGATCCGCGTGAGCGGGAGAAGAAACTGCAGACCCACTGGAACACGCCGATCGAAGTCGACGGCTACGTTTACGGCAGCAGCGGCCGCCACACCGAGAACGCCGAACTCCGTTGCCTGGACTGGAAGACGGGCGAAGTCAAATGGACGCAGCCCGCCACCACGCGGACCTCGCTGCTGTATGTCGACGGCCACTTCATCAACCAGGGAGAGTACGGCAACCTGCAGCTGCTCAAAGTCAATCCCGAGAAGTACGAGCTGGTCAACGAGCTCATCCTGCGGGAGGAAAAGGTCCAGCCTGGCTTTGCGGAAGCGATGCCGCTACTGCGTTACCCGTGCTGGTCCGCTCCGGTCCTGTCGCACGGACTGCTTTATGTCCGCGGCAAGGACAAGCTGCTGTGCCTGGAGCTGATCCCGGAGAAATAG
- the ubiE gene encoding bifunctional demethylmenaquinone methyltransferase/2-methoxy-6-polyprenyl-1,4-benzoquinol methylase UbiE, whose product MAVDKSNQRVQRMFGEIAPRYDLMNHLLSMNVDRYWRWRTVRLAPPESDLPILDVCTGTGDLALAFHRQAGGKAKVIGADFCREMLAVGEQKKQKAGLGEEVTFVEADTQNLPFEDNRFQIVSVAFGLRNVADTARGLEEMVRVCAPGGKVVVLEFSLPRWQPFKGIYGWYFRNVLPRIGQLFARNRQDAYNYLPESVGEFPCGEALAKQMRAAGLEEVWFRPFTLGVATLYVGVKPGVAEPVPSEPIAAVVS is encoded by the coding sequence ATGGCGGTTGATAAATCCAATCAGCGAGTGCAGCGGATGTTTGGCGAAATCGCCCCCCGCTATGACCTGATGAACCATTTGTTATCGATGAACGTCGATCGTTACTGGCGCTGGCGGACCGTGCGCCTGGCCCCGCCGGAATCTGATCTGCCCATTCTTGATGTCTGCACCGGCACGGGCGACCTGGCCCTGGCCTTCCATCGCCAGGCAGGCGGCAAGGCGAAAGTCATCGGCGCCGATTTCTGCCGGGAGATGCTGGCCGTCGGCGAACAGAAAAAGCAGAAGGCGGGCCTGGGCGAGGAAGTGACGTTCGTCGAAGCCGATACGCAGAACCTGCCGTTCGAAGACAACCGTTTCCAGATCGTCTCCGTCGCCTTTGGACTGCGGAACGTGGCCGACACCGCTCGCGGCCTGGAGGAGATGGTTCGCGTGTGTGCTCCCGGTGGGAAGGTCGTGGTGCTGGAGTTCTCCCTGCCCCGCTGGCAGCCGTTCAAAGGGATTTACGGCTGGTACTTTCGCAATGTGCTGCCGCGGATCGGCCAGCTGTTTGCCCGGAACCGGCAGGACGCCTACAACTACCTGCCAGAAAGCGTCGGCGAGTTCCCCTGCGGAGAAGCACTGGCCAAACAGATGCGGGCGGCCGGCCTGGAAGAAGTCTGGTTCCGCCCGTTCACCCTGGGCGTCGCCACGCTTTACGTCGGCGTGAAACCGGGCGTCGCCGAACCGGTTCCCAGCGAACCGATCGCGGCGGTCGTGTCATGA
- a CDS encoding UbiA-like polyprenyltransferase produces MFEQFRRLLEMIRFSHTIFALPFAMLAAVMAWTAPGGHGFRWLDLLGVLVCMVGARSAAMAFNRLVDRKLDAGNPRTAQRHLPAGLLSVAGVTLFTVASTVLFYAGTLLFLPNLLPLLLATPVLAFLLAYSYTKRFTALAHFWLGASLMLAPVSAWIAIRGEQVMADPLDLTPAILLGLAVLLWVAGFDIIYACQDADYDSQVKLHSVPAWLGTTGALRLAAVCHAAMIAALAALPFSAYLGGPPLQFGWLYALGAVSVALLLAYEHWLVKPNDLTRVNIAFFQVNAVVSIGLFLVGTLDLLVLPH; encoded by the coding sequence ATGTTTGAGCAATTCCGGCGTTTGCTGGAGATGATTCGCTTCAGCCATACGATCTTTGCGCTGCCGTTTGCGATGCTGGCCGCCGTCATGGCCTGGACGGCGCCGGGCGGGCATGGCTTCCGCTGGCTGGATCTGCTGGGGGTGCTCGTCTGTATGGTCGGCGCCCGGAGCGCGGCGATGGCGTTCAATCGGCTGGTCGATCGCAAGCTGGATGCGGGCAATCCGCGTACGGCCCAGCGACATCTGCCGGCGGGACTATTGTCGGTCGCCGGAGTGACGCTGTTTACCGTGGCTTCGACCGTGCTGTTCTACGCGGGCACGCTGCTGTTTTTGCCGAACCTGCTGCCATTGCTGCTGGCGACGCCGGTCCTGGCTTTTTTGCTGGCGTACAGCTACACCAAACGCTTCACCGCATTGGCCCATTTCTGGCTGGGCGCATCGCTGATGCTGGCTCCCGTCTCGGCCTGGATCGCCATTCGCGGCGAGCAGGTGATGGCCGATCCGCTGGATCTGACGCCGGCCATACTGCTGGGGCTGGCGGTGCTGCTGTGGGTCGCCGGCTTCGATATCATTTACGCCTGCCAGGACGCCGACTACGATTCGCAGGTGAAGCTGCACAGCGTCCCCGCATGGCTAGGAACAACCGGCGCCCTGCGACTGGCGGCCGTCTGCCATGCGGCCATGATCGCCGCGCTGGCCGCGTTGCCCTTCTCCGCCTACCTGGGCGGCCCGCCTTTGCAGTTCGGCTGGCTGTACGCCCTGGGCGCCGTTTCTGTCGCCCTGCTGCTGGCCTACGAGCACTGGCTGGTCAAGCCGAACGATCTAACACGGGTGAACATCGCCTTCTTCCAGGTCAACGCCGTCGTCAGCATCGGCCTGTTCCTGGTCGGCACGCTCGACCTGCTGGTCCTGCCGCATTAG
- a CDS encoding UbiX family flavin prenyltransferase, whose protein sequence is MTTTENPRTAPIVVAITGASGAAYGVRLLEVLLAGGYRVHLTISPSGVLVLKQELALQVDLHNFTAASLLGDAVPAANLRYHRYDDLMAPIASGSFLTQGMVICPCSGGTLSGVVHGTSDNLIERAADVQLKEGRKLILTPRETPLSIIQIDNMRRACEAGAIVLPASPGWYHGVQSVQDLIDFIVARILDQLGVEHALMKRWGGDQNDVSV, encoded by the coding sequence ATGACGACGACAGAGAACCCGCGAACGGCGCCAATTGTCGTGGCAATCACCGGAGCCAGCGGAGCCGCCTACGGCGTGCGACTGCTTGAGGTGCTGCTGGCCGGCGGCTACCGGGTGCATTTAACGATCAGCCCTTCCGGTGTGCTGGTGCTGAAACAGGAACTGGCCCTGCAGGTCGATCTGCACAACTTTACGGCGGCCAGCCTGCTGGGCGATGCGGTCCCGGCCGCAAACTTGCGATACCATCGGTACGATGACCTGATGGCGCCGATCGCCAGCGGTTCGTTTCTGACCCAGGGGATGGTGATCTGCCCCTGTTCCGGCGGGACGCTCAGCGGCGTCGTGCATGGGACCAGCGACAACCTGATCGAACGGGCGGCCGACGTCCAATTGAAAGAAGGACGCAAGCTGATTCTTACGCCGCGGGAGACGCCCCTGTCCATCATCCAGATCGACAACATGCGACGCGCGTGCGAAGCCGGGGCGATCGTGCTGCCGGCCTCGCCTGGTTGGTATCACGGCGTGCAGTCGGTGCAAGACCTGATCGACTTTATTGTCGCCCGGATTCTGGATCAGCTGGGCGTCGAACACGCCTTGATGAAACGCTGGGGCGGCGACCAGAATGATGTGTCGGTTTGA
- the arfB gene encoding alternative ribosome rescue aminoacyl-tRNA hydrolase ArfB → MIEINEHLQIPLRELRFSFARSSGPGGQNVNKVNSKATLHWSVVNCEALPEPVRVRFMQQNKRRINNDGDVVIHSQRFRDQGRNVADCIEKLRALLVIAAEAPTYRKPTRPTKGSKRRRLNDKKATGEKKRLRQPPPRE, encoded by the coding sequence ATGATCGAAATCAACGAACACCTCCAGATCCCTCTGCGAGAGCTGCGTTTCTCGTTCGCCCGCAGCAGCGGACCGGGCGGGCAGAATGTCAACAAGGTCAACTCCAAAGCGACCCTGCACTGGTCCGTCGTCAACTGCGAAGCCCTGCCGGAACCGGTGCGCGTGCGGTTCATGCAGCAGAACAAACGGCGAATCAATAACGACGGCGACGTAGTCATCCACAGCCAGCGTTTCCGGGACCAGGGCCGCAACGTGGCCGACTGCATCGAGAAACTGCGGGCCCTGCTCGTCATCGCCGCCGAAGCGCCGACCTATCGCAAACCGACCCGCCCGACCAAAGGCTCCAAGCGTCGCCGGTTGAACGACAAAAAAGCAACCGGCGAAAAGAAGCGTCTCCGCCAGCCGCCGCCGCGCGAGTAA
- a CDS encoding mechanosensitive ion channel family protein produces the protein MFCGQSGVVSRFRFCIPARLIGLLLLLLVVGVAKGQPAVPPTEPPAEEETPLAPDAPAPAAPDKVDVNPVADDTDIASRLTRILNATGWFREPQVEVDEGVVFLQGGVDLQQHKEWAGQLAANTQDVVAVVNKLKVTEKSMWDLAPAWGELSELGANAVRNSPLLIVGLVLLAVTWWLTQLSVYGASHLFRRRFKSQLLADVAARAIAVPVFLLGLYLVLRVTGLTRLAMTVVGSTGVIALVIGFAFRDIAENFLASILISIQKPFARDDLIEVAGYKGYVQSVNMRSALLMTLEGNHVQIPNATVYKETIVNYSASPHTRFDFVAGIGYDDSVSQAQEIAMAVLKEHPAIVDEPEPLVLVESLGASTVNLRIYFWVDIGRFSSLKVRSAIIRLTKRAFDQAGISMPDEAREVVFPAGVPVRMIPADGPAAAAPDRIDTQSSTGGDDSSPVVPAHRDSAASEAEGEGDLGSEANAIQQQARQARAPEDGDDLLE, from the coding sequence ATGTTCTGCGGTCAAAGTGGCGTCGTTTCCCGTTTTCGGTTCTGCATCCCAGCGCGGCTGATCGGGCTACTCCTGTTATTGCTGGTCGTCGGCGTTGCGAAGGGCCAGCCAGCGGTCCCGCCCACCGAGCCGCCGGCTGAAGAGGAGACGCCGCTGGCGCCCGACGCGCCTGCTCCCGCAGCGCCCGACAAGGTCGATGTGAACCCAGTGGCGGACGACACCGACATCGCCTCCCGGCTGACGCGGATTCTGAACGCGACCGGCTGGTTCCGCGAACCGCAGGTCGAAGTTGACGAAGGGGTCGTCTTTCTGCAGGGCGGCGTTGATCTGCAGCAGCACAAAGAGTGGGCCGGTCAGCTGGCGGCTAACACCCAGGACGTGGTGGCGGTCGTTAATAAACTGAAAGTGACCGAGAAATCGATGTGGGACCTGGCGCCGGCCTGGGGCGAGCTGTCGGAACTGGGGGCCAACGCAGTGCGGAACAGCCCGTTGCTGATTGTGGGGCTGGTGCTGCTGGCCGTGACCTGGTGGCTGACCCAGCTGTCCGTTTATGGAGCTTCGCACCTGTTCCGCCGGCGATTCAAAAGCCAGCTGCTGGCGGACGTGGCGGCCAGGGCGATCGCCGTGCCGGTCTTTCTGCTGGGGCTCTATCTGGTGCTCCGAGTGACGGGGCTGACGCGGCTGGCCATGACCGTGGTCGGCAGCACGGGGGTGATCGCGCTAGTGATTGGTTTCGCCTTTCGTGACATCGCCGAGAATTTCCTGGCGAGCATTTTGATCAGCATCCAGAAGCCGTTCGCACGCGACGACCTGATCGAAGTGGCCGGCTACAAAGGCTACGTGCAAAGCGTCAACATGCGGTCCGCCTTGTTGATGACGCTGGAAGGGAACCATGTGCAGATTCCCAACGCCACCGTCTACAAAGAAACGATCGTCAACTATTCGGCCAGTCCGCACACGCGGTTCGACTTTGTCGCCGGCATCGGTTACGACGACTCCGTCAGCCAGGCCCAGGAAATCGCCATGGCCGTGCTGAAAGAACACCCGGCCATCGTCGACGAACCGGAGCCGCTGGTCCTGGTCGAATCGCTCGGCGCTTCAACGGTCAACCTGCGGATTTACTTCTGGGTCGACATCGGCCGCTTCAGCTCGCTCAAGGTCCGTTCGGCCATCATTCGCCTGACCAAAAGGGCGTTCGACCAAGCCGGCATCTCCATGCCGGACGAAGCCCGCGAGGTGGTCTTCCCCGCCGGCGTGCCGGTGAGAATGATCCCCGCCGACGGCCCTGCCGCCGCGGCGCCGGACCGCATCGACACGCAGTCTTCGACAGGCGGCGATGATTCTTCGCCGGTCGTTCCCGCGCATCGCGACTCGGCCGCCAGTGAAGCCGAAGGGGAAGGCGACCTGGGCAGCGAAGCCAACGCCATCCAGCAACAAGCCCGCCAGGCTCGCGCTCCCGAGGACGGGGATGACCTGCTCGAGTAG